From one Caldithrix abyssi DSM 13497 genomic stretch:
- a CDS encoding FAD binding domain-containing protein, with amino-acid sequence MIPEIEYYKAQNLKETLEALDHFNSEARLIAGGTDIIPGFHINSSRFRDIHVLIDISQVPELTNIEWQDDGLHIGGAATFTSIVENSIIQEKYPLLVASAAQIGSVQIRNRATIAGNFVNNAPCADSVPPLLVYDAQIVVQSLKETRRLPLADFLLKPYKTQLQPQEVVKEIILPELLDDYRGEFYKLGRRRGVSISRITLAVLLRLEGNIISDMRIASGAVTPIGKRFPELENLAKGKPAEEEFLRELAVSLGRQVLDITGLRWSSAYKLPVLQQAFFNMMLKIISGNN; translated from the coding sequence ATGATTCCTGAAATTGAATATTATAAAGCACAAAATTTAAAGGAAACACTGGAAGCGCTGGATCATTTCAACAGTGAGGCCCGCCTGATTGCCGGTGGAACGGACATTATTCCCGGCTTCCACATCAATTCCAGCCGTTTTCGCGACATTCATGTTTTAATCGATATTTCACAGGTGCCGGAACTAACCAACATCGAGTGGCAGGACGACGGTCTGCACATTGGCGGCGCGGCCACCTTTACTTCGATTGTCGAAAACAGCATCATTCAAGAAAAATACCCGCTGCTTGTCGCCTCCGCCGCACAAATAGGAAGCGTTCAAATACGTAATCGAGCTACCATTGCTGGTAACTTTGTGAACAACGCGCCCTGTGCCGATTCCGTTCCTCCCTTGCTGGTGTATGATGCGCAAATCGTAGTTCAATCTCTTAAGGAAACACGACGCCTGCCCCTGGCTGATTTTTTGCTGAAACCTTACAAAACTCAATTGCAACCGCAGGAAGTGGTAAAAGAAATCATTTTACCTGAATTGTTAGATGATTACAGGGGTGAGTTTTACAAGCTGGGGCGCCGCAGAGGCGTTTCCATCAGCCGCATTACGCTGGCCGTGCTCTTGCGGCTGGAAGGCAACATCATTAGCGATATGCGTATTGCCTCTGGCGCTGTAACGCCCATCGGTAAACGCTTTCCGGAACTTGAAAATCTGGCAAAAGGCAAACCGGCCGAAGAAGAATTTTTAAGAGAACTGGCTGTTTCGCTGGGCCGGCAGGTACTGGATATTACCGGATTACGCTGGTCTTCGGCCTATAAATTGCCCGTATTGCAACAAGCGTTTTTTAATATGATGCTTAAAATAATCTCAGGCAACAATTGA
- a CDS encoding (2Fe-2S)-binding protein produces the protein MKKIKIEFTVNGQKVQVFTSANRRLLDVLRDELGLTGTKEGCSVGECGACTIIMNGQAVHSCLILAPQARGAEIITVEGLAEGQTLHPLQKNFLEYGAVQCGFCIPGMLMSSYALLKKNPQPDEETIKEAIAGNLCRCTGYKQIIQAIEATAEEMQEEKG, from the coding sequence ATGAAGAAAATTAAAATAGAATTCACCGTAAACGGACAAAAGGTTCAAGTTTTTACTTCAGCCAATCGGCGTTTGTTGGATGTTTTGCGCGATGAGCTTGGTCTTACGGGCACCAAAGAGGGGTGCTCGGTGGGAGAATGCGGCGCGTGTACCATCATCATGAATGGGCAGGCCGTTCATTCCTGCCTGATTTTAGCGCCGCAGGCCCGTGGCGCAGAAATTATCACCGTGGAAGGGCTGGCCGAAGGCCAAACGCTCCATCCTTTGCAAAAGAACTTTCTGGAATACGGGGCTGTCCAGTGCGGCTTTTGTATTCCCGGCATGCTCATGTCTTCTTACGCGCTTTTAAAGAAAAATCCTCAGCCCGATGAGGAGACCATTAAAGAAGCCATCGCCGGGAATCTTTGCCGCTGCACCGGTTACAAGCAGATCATTCAGGCCATTGAGGCTACCGCAGAAGAAATGCAAGAGGAAAAAGGTTAA
- the ygfK gene encoding putative selenate reductase subunit YgfK, whose amino-acid sequence MMSDVMRPIPFEEFLNWLIDEFAKKRTIFSYPAEKFFFKHNDRRIKLFEHTLETPLGPAAGPHTQMAQNIVVAYLAGGRFFELKTVQKLDQLQIPRPCIEAQDEGYNVEWSQELQLEQSFDEYVKAWFALHLLQAVFNDQAAVSPAFIFNMSVGYDLKGIQSPKMDRFINHLIDASKSETFNDYKKQMLIWLKKQGIAEKLIALSPQGDRVVLEHVVETLETISPQITNSVTVSTMHGCPPQEIEAICSYLLSEKKLHTYVKLNPTLLGFEGVQKILNNLGYRYIELDRSAFEHDLQYADALPMIRRLQHIAAEQGRVFGIKLSNTLGTKNKLGRLPGDEMYMSGRALFPLTINLAGRLATDLDGKINISFSGGASIYNVRDILETGIFPVTMVTDLLKPGGYARLFQMAEEVDAHSWPEWTQAGQINLQKLNALAASALQDNYYRKARREVDSIKIKKALPVFDCYLSPCREACPIHQDVAEYIRLVEEERYLDAFKVIIETNPLPHITGYICDHQCMYHCTRWDYEDPVYIREMKKVAAENSWETFIKNYGKTLAPKQTNGIKAAIVGAGPAGLSAAYFLARSGFEVTVFEKEEKAGGVVQNTIPDFRLPQYAIDRDVELVEKYGVNFQFGARNITVINLKERGFKYVFLAIGAGKSRKLSLHPENGPVIDALEFLHHFKQKKTLQLGKKVAVIGGGNSAMDAARAAKRLSGVEQVYIVYRRTREFMPADREELEAALKDGVIFKELLLPVGFEKGRLTCQKMVLGQIDEDGRRSVKAIENAFEELNVDAVITAIGEQVDEQFLKDNGIVLKKTQNEEVIVETNVQNVFIGGDALRGPSTVVESIADGKKAAELIALKEQQKPTAAADLKTLIDRSKLKADLLQRKGMVVALQTDPAQEAARCLSCNFVCDKCVEVCPNRANMALPVADGGNDSFTDVAQILHIDGFCNECGNCETFCPYQGKPYKDKITVFWTKEDFEDSKNEGFWLRQRNGTLSFAARLKGQNGEIVLDQKGELLKADWKQKDEYFDRFLAVLREVALKHPYLLKG is encoded by the coding sequence TTTTAAACACAACGACAGGCGGATAAAACTGTTTGAACATACGCTCGAAACACCCCTGGGACCCGCGGCCGGTCCTCACACACAGATGGCGCAAAATATCGTGGTCGCTTATCTGGCAGGGGGACGCTTCTTTGAATTAAAAACGGTGCAAAAATTGGATCAATTGCAAATTCCGCGTCCCTGCATCGAAGCGCAGGACGAAGGCTACAATGTGGAATGGTCGCAGGAATTGCAGCTGGAGCAATCGTTCGATGAATATGTGAAAGCATGGTTTGCCCTGCATTTGCTCCAGGCTGTTTTCAATGATCAGGCTGCTGTTTCTCCGGCTTTTATTTTTAACATGAGCGTAGGGTACGATCTAAAGGGCATTCAAAGTCCAAAGATGGATCGCTTCATTAATCACTTAATCGATGCCTCTAAATCTGAAACGTTTAACGACTATAAAAAGCAGATGCTAATCTGGTTAAAGAAACAGGGGATTGCCGAAAAACTAATCGCCCTGTCTCCGCAAGGCGATCGTGTCGTTTTAGAACACGTTGTAGAAACGCTTGAAACTATTTCACCGCAAATTACCAATTCGGTAACCGTTTCGACCATGCACGGCTGCCCGCCGCAGGAAATCGAAGCAATTTGTTCTTATTTGTTATCCGAAAAAAAATTGCACACCTACGTCAAATTAAATCCGACTTTGTTGGGCTTTGAAGGCGTGCAAAAAATATTGAACAACCTGGGTTACCGCTACATCGAACTGGATCGATCAGCTTTTGAACACGACTTGCAATACGCCGACGCCCTTCCCATGATCCGACGCCTGCAGCATATTGCCGCTGAACAGGGCAGGGTTTTTGGGATTAAGCTTTCCAATACGCTGGGCACAAAGAATAAACTGGGACGTTTGCCTGGCGACGAAATGTACATGTCCGGACGGGCTCTTTTCCCCTTAACCATCAATCTGGCCGGCCGTCTGGCAACCGATTTGGACGGCAAGATCAATATCTCGTTTTCCGGCGGCGCTTCCATTTACAATGTACGAGATATTCTGGAAACGGGAATCTTTCCGGTAACCATGGTAACCGATTTGTTAAAACCCGGCGGTTACGCGCGCCTGTTTCAGATGGCTGAAGAGGTGGATGCGCACTCCTGGCCGGAATGGACGCAGGCCGGTCAAATCAATCTCCAAAAATTGAACGCTCTGGCTGCCAGCGCACTGCAAGACAACTATTATCGCAAAGCACGCAGGGAAGTGGACAGTATTAAAATAAAAAAAGCGCTGCCTGTTTTTGACTGCTATCTGTCGCCTTGCCGGGAGGCCTGTCCCATTCATCAGGATGTGGCCGAATACATTCGCCTGGTGGAAGAGGAACGGTACCTGGATGCCTTTAAGGTGATTATCGAGACCAATCCTTTACCGCACATAACCGGTTACATTTGCGATCATCAATGCATGTACCATTGCACACGCTGGGATTACGAGGATCCGGTGTACATCCGCGAGATGAAAAAAGTGGCCGCCGAAAATTCATGGGAAACCTTCATTAAAAATTACGGGAAAACTTTAGCGCCGAAGCAGACCAATGGTATTAAGGCGGCGATTGTAGGCGCCGGACCGGCCGGTCTTTCGGCCGCCTATTTTCTGGCGCGCAGCGGATTCGAGGTGACTGTTTTTGAAAAAGAAGAAAAGGCCGGCGGTGTGGTGCAAAATACCATTCCCGATTTTCGTCTGCCGCAGTATGCCATCGATCGTGATGTTGAACTGGTTGAAAAATACGGCGTAAACTTTCAATTTGGAGCGCGGAATATTACGGTTATAAACTTAAAAGAGCGGGGATTTAAATACGTATTTTTAGCCATTGGCGCCGGAAAATCGCGCAAATTGTCCCTGCATCCGGAAAACGGCCCTGTCATCGACGCGCTTGAATTTTTACACCATTTTAAACAAAAAAAGACCTTACAATTAGGTAAAAAAGTGGCCGTGATCGGCGGAGGAAATTCGGCCATGGACGCCGCCCGCGCAGCTAAACGCCTGAGCGGGGTGGAGCAGGTTTATATTGTTTACCGCCGAACCAGAGAGTTTATGCCGGCTGATCGAGAAGAACTGGAAGCCGCCTTAAAAGACGGTGTGATTTTTAAAGAGCTGTTGTTGCCGGTTGGTTTTGAAAAAGGGAGGCTAACCTGCCAGAAGATGGTTCTGGGCCAAATTGATGAAGACGGACGGCGAAGCGTAAAAGCCATTGAAAACGCCTTCGAAGAATTGAACGTTGATGCAGTGATCACAGCCATTGGCGAACAGGTGGATGAGCAGTTTTTAAAAGACAATGGCATTGTTCTGAAAAAAACGCAGAATGAAGAAGTTATTGTTGAAACCAACGTACAAAATGTTTTTATAGGCGGAGACGCTCTGCGCGGTCCCTCCACCGTGGTGGAATCCATTGCCGATGGCAAAAAAGCGGCCGAATTGATTGCCTTGAAAGAGCAACAAAAACCGACTGCCGCCGCCGATCTTAAAACGCTAATCGATCGATCGAAACTGAAAGCCGATCTTTTACAACGTAAAGGAATGGTTGTTGCCCTGCAAACCGATCCAGCGCAGGAAGCCGCACGCTGTTTAAGTTGTAATTTTGTATGCGACAAATGCGTGGAGGTGTGTCCGAACAGAGCCAACATGGCGCTTCCTGTAGCGGATGGTGGAAACGACTCGTTTACGGATGTCGCTCAGATTTTACACATTGATGGCTTTTGTAATGAGTGCGGCAATTGCGAGACCTTTTGTCCCTACCAGGGTAAGCCTTACAAAGACAAAATTACCGTATTCTGGACCAAAGAAGATTTTGAAGACAGTAAAAACGAGGGTTTCTGGCTGCGCCAGCGCAACGGAACGTTGAGCTTTGCCGCGCGTCTGAAGGGGCAAAACGGTGAAATTGTGCTGGATCAAAAAGGGGAGTTGCTTAAAGCGGACTGGAAGCAAAAAGATGAATATTTTGATCGCTTTCTGGCTGTCCTGCGGGAAGTGGCTTTAAAGCACCCATATTTGCTGAAGGGTTAG